CTGTCCGTCGTCGACCCGGATGGTGCGCATGCGCGAATCGCGGGAGCCGACCACGGATTCCAGGTGCAGGCCCTTGTCCGCGTGCAGTTGGTGGACCGTCAGCTGCTGGAACTTCGCCATCGCCTTGTGCACGCGGGCGCGGGACGGCTTGTCGAGCCGGTCGACACCCTCCCAGAAGGTGTTGGTGATCGCGATCTGCGGCATACACGCCTCGCCTTCCTGCGCCAAGCCCTACTACAACAGCAAGCATTGACTGAGTTTACAATTGATCGGGTCGGTGCGACCCCATCTGATCAATCCATGGTCCGCAGGGGGCTCCGCTTGGCAAGATTCACCTGGGACGTTGATCGGCCGGACAAGTGGCCACGGAGGGGGAACATGGCGATCGAGGTGCTGCCGGTGTCCGGGGAGGGGTCGGAGCTGATGGGCCCGGTCATCGCCCTGGGCGACAGGTACACGAGGTATCTGGGCCTGCTCACGCCGCCCGCGTACCACAAGCACGCCGAGGACGGCGGCCTGTTGGCGGCCGTGGAAGACGGGGAAGTCGTCGGCTACGCGCTCTTCGGGCTCCCGAAACGGAATCTCCATGTGCGCCTCGCCCACTTGTGCGTGGCAGAGGAGCACCGGAAGAAGGGAGTCGCACACCGACTGATCGATGCCATACGGGAGCGACACGCGCACCGACTCGGGATCCGGGCCAAGTGCCGTCGTGACTACGGCCTCAGCGGCATGTGGACGGGCCTCGGCTTCGTCCCCAAGGGCGAGAGCGTGGGCCGGGGCAAGGACAGAGAGGTCCTGGACACCTGGTGGCTAGACCTCGGCCATGAGGACCTGTTCACCGAGGCCCAGAGCGATGCCCTACTCGTGGTGACCGTCGACCACAGCGTCTTCGCCGGGCTCCGCGGCGCGGGGTCGGAGCGAGCCGTGAAGGAGTCGCGGGCCCTCGAAGCGGGATGGCTCGCCGACCTGATCGAACTCGCCTTCACTCCACAGCTGCTGCACGCCGTACGCGACGTGGAGAAGGCGAGAGAGCGGCAGCATCAGCGCACCGGATTGGCCGAGCTGCGCTCGCTGTCCCCTGACACCGCCGCGGTTTCGGCCCGTTTGGCGGAGTTGGTCGCGGCCGTAGGGAAAGGGTCGCCCGGCGCACCCCTCACCGATGCACAGCGCGCCCGCCTGCGGTACGTGGCCGAGACATCCTGCGCCGGCCTTCAGGTACTGGTGACACGCGACCCCGAACTTGCCGCCCTGGCCGACATCGCCTGGGACGTGGCACGCGTCAAGGTCGTCTCGCCAGCCGTGGTCACCCTGCATGTGGATGAACTGCGCCAGGCCCAGGTATACCGACCGGCCGATCTGATGGGTACCGCCTTTTCCGCCGAGACGGTCGCACCAGGCAGCGAAGGTGAGCTGGTCGCCTTCTTCGACCAGGCCGACGGCGACAGGGGTTCCGCCTTCGCGGAGCGACTGAAGCGCCTCGCCAGGGACGGTGTGCTGTGGCACAGGGGACTGCTCCGGGACGGAGCGGGGCGCCCCGTGGCTCTGAATGTCTGGGCCATGGACGGCCGCACACTCAACGTCGCCTTCCTGCGTACGGCCTCACATCCCCTGGAGGAGACACTCGCGAGGCAATTGCTCTTCATGCTGAAGAAGCTCGCCCGGGAGAGAGGTGCACAGGCGGTCCGCATCTCGGATCCGTATATGTCCGCGGCAGCCAAGGCGGCAGCCGGCATCGACGGCTTCCTCGCCGATGAGACCGGCTTCACGGCGGTCCTCGTCGATGTGTGCGGCTCCGCCGACACCGTATCCGCGGCGGCAGCCGAGATCGGGAGCCGCCTGGGGCGGGTGATGCCGGCCCTGGATTCCCGCGTGCCGCCCGAGATCGCGAGCGTGGCCGAGCGGGTGTGGTGGCCGGTGAAGCTCATCGATTCGACCCTGCCGTCCTTCATCGCACCCATCAAGCCCCGTTGGTCGACGGAGCTGTTCGACATTCCGGCCATGTTGGTACCTCGCGCCGATGTGCTCGGCATCAGCCGTGAGCACGTCTACTACCGGTCGTCCGGACGCAGGGGAGAGACGACCCCTGCCCGGATCCTCTGGTATGTCAGCGGGGGCGGCTCCGGGCAGCAGGGAAAGATGGTGATCGGCTGCTCACGCCTGGACGAAGTGATCGTCGACGAACCTGACACCCTCTTCTCGAAATTCGAACACCTGGGCGTATATGGTCGTGCCGACGTGCGCGCGACAGCCGACAACTCAGGGAAGGTCATGGCCTTGAGGTTCTCCGACACGGAGATCTTTCCTGTACAGGTGACGCATTCCCGGTTGACCGCGTTGGCCGCGAAGCTGCGGCTACCGTTGTCACTGATGTCGCTGTCAAAGATCAGCAACGCGCTGTTCCAGGCTGTTTATGAAGAGGGGCACCGAACGACGTGAACGATCCGGAGCGCGCGATGCTGCTGTCCGTCCACCCTCGGTTCGCCACGGCGATCCTGGCCGGGACGAAGACGGTGGAGGTCCGCCGCCAGCGCGTCGCCGCCCCGCCCGGGACTCCGGTCCTCCTCTACGCGACCGCCCCCACCATGGCCATCGTGGGCCTCGCGCGCATCGCCTCGGTGCGGGTGGCCTCGCCCCGCGAGGTCTGGTCCGCCAGCCGGACGAAGGCCGGAATCAGCCGACGCGAGTACGACGAGTACATGAGCGGAGCACTCCAGGCGAGCGGGCTTTCGCTAGAAGCGCCCGTGACCCTCGAAGTGCCGGTGCCGCTGGCGGCCCTGCGGGCTTCCGGGTCGTTCCATCCACCACAGAGCTACCGGTATTTGACGGGAGAGGACCTGCGGAAGGTGGCGGTGGCCGCGCCGGACGGTGGCGCGGCCCTGCGTGACACGCTGGGCGAACTCGTTCGGGTCTGAGTGGTCCAGGGGCGGCGGGACGCGGGCCACTGACTTACCGGCGACACACGGCCCACACCGTTTGACGCCTGGGTGGTGCGGGCGCACGCCCCAGTCGTCGGCGAGGGCCTCGACGAGGAACAGACCTCGCCCCGATTCGCCGACGCCGCCGGGGTGTTGTGGCGTCGGCCACCTGTCGCCGCGGGCGTCGGTGACATCGATCCGCAGTTCGCCCGCGCCCAGGCGGACGTCGAGGCGGGCCTCGCGACCGCGTACCCGGCCGTGCAGAGCTGCGTTCTCGGTCAGTTCGGCGATGAGGAAGGCGGCCGTGGTGGCGAGGGCGGCGCGTGTGTTGAGGTCGCCGCCGACCGCGCCGCCATCCGTGTACGGGACTCGAAGGAGCACGACGGCCCCCAGCTCGCGTTCGCGCCTGACGCCTGGACCGGGTTCGTCGCACATGCCGGGCGGGTCCGGTCCAACTGACTATCTCCGCCCGCGAGTTCCGTGCTCAGCCGTCATGCCGAGGCCCCTTGCCCGGCGGCGGGTCCAGCACAGTCTGGTACGCACTGCCGGTCACGCGGGCCTCTTCCATGCGGTCGTAGACATCAAGGATGAGGTCCCGGGTGCGGTAGGTGCCGTGGGCAGCCTCGTCCTCGCGCTTGACCACCGGGAAGGTGTCCATGACGTACTCCACGTCGTCACGGCCCACCCCGTAGAGGTGGAACAGTGCGGCGTCCAGCTCGGCGCGCAGCAGCTCACGACGGCTACCGCTCCATCGAAACGGTAGCCCGGTGTAGCCGAGATCCTTGGCGAAGCTCGTCATGTCCGCGCTGGTCCAGGCCAGTTCGGCCACTCGGTCGATGAACCACCGGGTTCCGCCGGGCGCCCCGGCAAAGTCCGACAGCTTGGGAACCGGCAACTGGTACAAGTACCCGAACGTCAGGTTCGTACCAGCGATCTTCTGCCGGATCACGTAGTCGAAAGAGTAGGACGAGAGAGACGCCTGAAGTAGTGCACTTGCGGTTGCATCTGCCGGGAACATGAGCGGACTGCTGTGCCCCACCCCGTATGGCGGGAGCGCAAACACCACCATCGTCCGTCTATCGCTCGACCGAGCAATGTTCCGCCAGCCCATCAACCAGCCGTGCAACCACTCCCGCTCCCGCAGCCGAGAAGCCACCCCCGGCCACATGATCGGGTTCAGCTTCTTGTCCCGCTTCCCCGAGTCCACGTCGAACTCCGGCACCCAATAACGGGGCAGCGGCGCGAACTCCGGATCATCATGCTGCTCCGGCGTCACCCTCGGAAGCGTCCCCACGTTCGCCTGCGCCTGCGTCTGCCCCTCGTACGTACCCAGCCGGTGATCGAAGTGGTGCAGCATCTTTGCCTCGTACAACGGCAGATAGCGCCGCCCGTCGGACGGGTGCGTAAAGACGTTGCCCTCGAGCTTCCAGCCCTCGCCCTCCAGGTCCGTCTTGCCACGGAACAGATGGGAGTCGGACGACATGTTGAACAGCCCTTGCCTGAAGGTCAGGCCCCACGGATTGGAGCCACCTCTGCCCTCCGTGTCCGGCTCCTTGAGGAGCACAGGGATACGCCGATAGATGCCGAACGTGATCTCCGCATCCCGACGTGACTCGAATACCGGCAAGTTCCCCGTATTGGGGTTGACCAGCAGGATCTCCTCGACGGGCATGGCGAACCGACGCTCTGGAAGGTCCTCCATGTACCAGGTGCCGAACGCGAACGACGCTTCACGTACCTGCTCCTCCCGCCCGGTGACGGTCAACAGCGCGAAGCGCACGGAATGGTGCACGTCCCGGCTAAGAACGAACGCCTCGTTCTTGAAGTCCAGGAACGAGACGAGCCGCTTCGAGCGGACCAGGTCGGAGAAGAAGGGGGCCGTTGTCGCATCCGTGGCGATCCCCGTCTGGAGAATGAGACCGAAGCGCCCTCGGTCTGCAATCCCGTGCGATGCCGCTTCGGCGAAGAGCGGGTAGGTGTTCAGCTTGCCTCGCGCGGCCAATGGATAGCGGCCAGACCACCGCGCCAGATGCGAGTACCCGTCCGACCGTCGTTTGTCGACGATGTACTGCTGGAACAGCGCGCGGTCGGCTTCCTCGACGCTCTCGGCAAGCTGGTCGATCAGCCCCTGTCTGGCAGCCTGATTCGACGCATTAGCGATCTCAGGCGCGCTGGTAGCGAAGTACTCCTCCGTCTTGAACTCAAGGGTCTCCCACGGCGGATTCCCCAGCACACAGCTGAACCCGCCCCTCCACCCGGTCCGTTCATCCACCCCCGCCGCGTCCGGATCGGCCAGCACCCGGAACACCTCCGGGAACTCCAGGTGCCAGTGGAAGAAGTGGTACTCCTCGCGCAGCCGCGCCACCTTCTCCACCGTGCCCGGCGGCAGGCTCGCGCCCCCGTCGGAGGAGTGCAGCGCGAGCAGGGAGTCCGTGGTGAGCGCGGGCGGGAAAGTCTCGTCCGTCCACTTCGTCCCGTCGGTCCGCTCTGTCTTCTCCCAGACAAACGCCGCACACCACGAGTCGGCGAGCTCCAGGGCCCGCAGGTAGTCCTTGGAGGTGGTGAGCTCGTGGTACGCGCTGGCCTGGCCCTGGACGTCCTCCAGCTCCTCCGACGGAGCGCCGGTGATGTCGGAAGTCGCCCTACTGATCGCCGCGTTGGAGATCTCCAGCGCGTGCTGCTCCGAGAACAGGGCGTCCTGGCTCGCGTGGTGTCGCAGCGCCGCCAGCCACCGCTCCCGCTCGCTCGCGTTGCGGGCCTTCAGGTTTCTGACGGCCTTGGACTCGTCGCCCTCGAGGACCTTGAACGCCTCGTCGGGCAGACCGCACGCCAGGAGCTTCGGTGTCGTGCCGAGCAGTCCGTTGCCGTGCTTGATGTGGGCGTCGAGGAACGTGAGCGGGCGGCCCGGCTTCATGGCCTCGATCCACAGGGAGACCTTGGCGAGTTCCACGGCCATCGGGTTGAGGTCGACGCCGTACACGCAGCGGGAGATGACCTCGCGCAGGGCGTCGCGGACGGCCTCGGCGGTCGGCTCCGGATCGTCGGTCTCGATCTCCGCGAACCGGCGGGCGATGCGGCGGGCCGCCGCGACCAGGAAGTGGCCACTGCCGCAGGCCGGGTCGCACACGGTCAGGGCGAGTAGCGCCGCCTTGCGCTCCTCCTTCGTCGTGCCCGAGCGGACGGCTCGTTCGATGACGGGGTCGAGGGCCGAGTCCAGGAGGCAGTCGATGAGCGGCGAGGGAGTGTAGTAAGAGCCGGAGGTCTTGCGGTCGTTGCCGTCCAGCTTCTTCAGAACGTAGGAGCCGTCGTCGTCCTGGTGGGCTTCGAGTTCGAGCAGCGACTCGTAGACCGAGCCGAGTTCGTCCGCGCCCAGGTGCCGGTAGTCGACCTTGCGGGGCCGGCCGAGCTTGGCGTCGAAGATGACGGCGAGGGCGCGAACCGCCTCGTACAGGGACTCGTTGGTGAGGGCGAGACCCTCCAGCCTCCCGTCCACGGGGGTGGGTTCGAAGAGGCCGCCGAGTGCGGGCAGACCCAGTTCGGGACGTCCGCCAGGCTTACCGAGGCCCTCGAGGACGAGGGTGAGAGCCTGCCACTGGTCGCCGTGCGGGCTGCCGGTGCGGCGGGCGAGGCGGCGCAGGCGGTCCGTGGAGAAGTACTTCTCGTACCGGTCACGTGCTGCGTCGTCCGCATCCGGGTGGAGGAGCAGGCCACGGTCCTCGGTGACGAAGAGGAAGAGCAGCCGGTAGACGAGCCGCAGCAGGGCGGGTTTCAGGTCGCGGACGGTGAGGGCGCCGGTGCTCAGGGCCGCGCGCAGGGCCGCGTTGTCGGGGTGGGCGATGAGCCCGGAGCCGATCACGGTGAGCGCCTTCTCGACGCCCTTGCGAAGCTCCTTGAGGGCGCGGGTGCCGGAGTCGATGGCCTCGGTACGCCACTTCTCCAGCGGGCAGGACGAGGCAGGGTCGCCCTCGAAGCGGGTGCGGTGCAACAGGCGCCACAGGAGGACGAAGTCGTCGGAGCGCTTGCCCTCGAAGATCGCCTGGAGGTCGAACTCGATGAACGCGGCGCCCGTCAGCGACACGGACTCGCGCAGCAGCCGCAGCTGGCGGCCGTTGGACAGGACACCCCACAGGGCCTTGTCGCCGGAGCGGTTGAGGTACTCCTGGACCATGGACTGCGGTGCCTGCGGCGCCACTTGGGGGGTGCGGGTGTCCAGCGGGACGTTCCAGCCGGTGAGGTGCACGGGTACATGCGCCCACGCGTGGCTGACCGGGAAGTTCTTCGTCTCGTCGTGGGCGGGGAGGCCGGGCTCCGGCACGGCGGACAGCGCGCCGAAGCCGAGCTGCTCGAACAGGGGCAGCAGCCAGCGTTCGGTGGTGAGCCCCACCGCATGCACACCGGGATCGTCGTCCGCTCCGTCGCGGGCGAGGGCGTCCTGGTAGGCGGCCCAGACGCCGCGCAGATAGCCCCATGAGCGCTCGGCGGCGTCCCGTACGGACTCGCCCTTGGCGAACAGCCGGTAGTCGGCGGGCTTCGCGCCGGACTGCTCCTTGCCCTCCTTGATGCGTACGAGGAGGTCGTACGGCAGCAGTCCGCCGACGGTGGCGACGGTGTCGGTGACCAGGGTCCTCGCGGTGCTCATGCGTCGGCTCCGAGCTGGATCGTGGCGGCCGGGCGGTAGAGGAAGACGCCGAGGACGTCCGGGTCGCCCTGCGGGACGGCCTTCAGGCCGGCGAGGCGGGCTCGGGCGGCGGTGCGGACCCGGTGGTGCGAAGCTTCCAGCTCCTTCGCGGCCGCATTGGAGCGCAGCCGCAGTTCGTCCATGAGGCCGGTGTCGAGGGCGGCGAGGATCGACGCGATGTGGTCGGTGGCGAAGCCCGGATCGGAGTTGCCAGTTGCACGGGCCTCCAGGAGGGCCAGGGCCTCTTCGTCGGGCAGCCACTGGGGCGCCTCGGCTCTGCCGTGGAAGGCCACCACCCGTGCGTCCTCGGCGAGTTGGGTGCGTACGTCGCCGTCGCGGGTGGGCAGGCTCAGCTGGAAGCGGTGCCGGACGAGGAGCATCGTGGTGGGCCGTCGTACGGCACTCGTACGGACCACGCCGCAGCGGCGGGCCGGGCGCTGCCAGGCGGGGAACTTCTCGTCCAGGGCGGTGTCCAGGACGAAGCGGGCGATCGCGGCCACCACCGGGTCGGTGCGGGTGAGCGCCGCCTCGCCGCGCGGGGCGCTCGGCGCGTCGTGGAAGACGACCGGGCTGGGATGGCGGGAGCCGAGCGCCGCCGTCACGGCGTCGCGCAGGCCCTGCGGAAGGGCGTCGGTGTGCGCGGTGAACCCGCCTTGCTTGCGGTCGGCGGGCGCGCCGCGCAGCGCGCCGAGCGCGCGGCGGGTGAACTCCCTGACCTCCTCGCCGGTGCCGAGCGCGGCAAGGATCTCGGCGACCTCTGCGGCCACGTCCTCCTTCTTGATCCGGTTCTGGGCGTAGAGGGACCGGGACGCCTTCTCCCGCTCGGCGGAGGATTCCCAGGCGAGCTCCAACTGTTCGGCGGCGGGCAGCTGTTCGCGCTCGAACAACCCCTCCTGCTCGAAGGAGGGGGTCTCGACGTTCAGGATCAGCTGTTCGAAGACCGCCTGCATGGCGCTCTCCGCCTGCTGCGGCACCGGGACGGAGATGCCGGTGGCGCGGCGGATGCGCTCGTGCTTGCGCAGCAGCACCTTCAGGACGATGTCGTCGACCGGGTTGTCCGCCCCGTACAGGGTGAGGGCCTTCACGGTGTCGGTGCGCTGCCCGAAGCGGTCGACCCGGCCTTCGCGCTGTTCGTGGCGGGTCGGGTTCCAGGCCAGGTCGTAGTGGATGACGGCGTCGAAGGACTCCTGGAGGTTGACGCCCTCGGACAGGCAGTCGGTGGCCACCAGGACGCGCCGTTCGGGGCCGGCTCGCCGTTCTCGTCCGTGCCGGTGAGTTCGGCGATCCGGTTCAGGCGCATGTCGGGCGAGAGCTCGCCGGTGACGGAGGCGACCGCCACCGGGTGCTCGGTGCCTCTCTTGTTGAGCACCTTCTTCAGGTGCTCGGCCACGTAGTCGGACGTGGCGATGTAGCGGCAGAACACGATCGGCCGGTAGCCGGAGTCGAGGAGGTCGGTGACCGTCGCCACCAGCTTCTTCAACTTGGTGTCGCGGGTGGGCCCGGCGAGCCTGCCCGCGGCCTCGGCCATGGCGACGAGTCGGGCCTTCTCATCGGCGTCGAGGCCGTCAGGGTCGGCTTCCTCAACCCTGGACGCGGCGGACGGCAGCAGGCTGCCCGGGACCTCGTCGGCGGACTCCGCACTGTCGGTATCGGCCGGGTCCGAGACGGTCGACTGCCCGGTGCGGTCCGCCTCGTCGGGGGTGTCCGCCTCCTGGACACCGGCCCTGGTCTTCAGGGACCGTACGGCGGCGGCGGGCGAAGAGGACAGGGTGCGCAGCAGCGCCAGCGTCGACCACCAACGCTGCCTTTGCTGCAGCGCCCCGTCGGCGGAGCGCACCGTCTCACGGGCGTACGCGAGGACCTCGGCGAGCAGGGCGCGGTAGTCGCTGTGCAGGGCGTAGGAGACCTCGGCACTGTCCCGGCTGGAGGGGAAGTGCGCGCCGTCCTGGAAGTCCTCACGGATGTCGGCGCGGCGGCGCTGCACGAAGAACTGGGCGAGCAGCTCACGGCCCGCGCGGGACTCGAAGCTCACGGTGGCGAGGCGGGCGTCGAGAAGCCCGAGCAACCTTCGGAAGGGCTCCTCCTTGCCACTGTGCGGGGTCGCGGTGACCAGGAGGAGGTGCCGGTCGGGGGCGTCGGCGAGCGCGCGCAGCAGTCCGTACCGCTGCTGCGAGGTGCGCGCCGAGATCTGCGCCGAGGTGTCCGCGACACAGGTGTGCGCCTCGTCGACGATCACCAGGTCGGGGCAGTTGCGCAGGAAGTCCTCACGGTGGCGGGGCGACTTGATGAAGTCCGTCGACACGACGTAGGCGCCGTCCGGGCGGAACACCGACTGCCCGTACGGCGTCTCGCGCTCGAGCCGGCCGATCGTGGCGGGCAGCACCAGACGCGCGTCGATACCGAACTTGCCCCGCAGCTCGGCCCGCCACTGTTCGGCGAGCGCCGGGGAACACAGCACGACCAGGCCACGGGCGTCGCCCTGGGCAAGCAGTTCGGCCGCGATGAGACCGGCCTCGACGGTCTTGCCGATGCCCACGTCGTCGGCGATCAGCAGCCTCACCGTCTCCTGGCGCAGCGCCATCATCAGCGGCACCAACTGGTACGGGCGCGGGTCCACGGCGATCGAGGCGAGGGACCGGAAGGGACCGGCCCCGGCCCGGAACCCGATCCGCAGGGCGGTGCGCAGCAGACCGGCGGTGTGCTGGTCGCCGAGATCACCGGGCGTGGGCGGGGCGAACGTGGCGGGCACCACGGTCTCCAGGCCGGGCAGCACCCCCGCGATGTCGACGTCGGCGCCGCCCAGCGGGCGCAGCACGAGGAGGTCCTCGGTGGAGTCCGGCAGCACCACCCATTCACGGCCCCGGGCGTGGACGAGGGAGCCGACGGCGTACTTCGGGGCCGGCGCGGCGGCGGTGGTCATACGGGCCTTCCGGGTGGGTGCGGGGGCGGGGACGTGGGGTGTGCACGGAGCGGAGCGGTGGGCCGACGGGCTGCTGAACCTGTCGGCCGATGTGCCTGGAGAAGCAGGTCAGCGGCGAGGTTCGCCGAACACCTGAGGGTACTCGGCGACCTTCTTGGACCAGTCGTCGTCGTAGCGGACGCGGACCACTTCCCAGCCGAAGTCCTTCAGCCGTTCCTCCGCCTCCTCGTCGCGCAGCACGACGTCGTCGTGGTCGTGATGCGGGCCGTCGACGAAGACCGCGATCGGGCCGAACCCGGTGTCGTACACGAAGTCCGGCTTGGACAGGGCCTCGCGCACCGTGATCTGCTGGTGGTCCGGGAGCCGGTGCCCGTGCGACCTCAGGTATTCGACGAAGCGCTCCTCCAAGGTGGAGTCCGAGCCCTGCCGCAGCGCGTCGGCGTGCTCGTCGCGCGAGCGGCCCGGGGTCGACTCGCCGACGGTGCCGTCCGCGAACGCCTGGAGCAGCTCGCGCGCCAACTGCCGGTCGATGACGCGGTGGTGGCGCTGATTGCTGAAGGAGAGCAGGCAGTCGTAGCAGCCCTTCTCGCACGGGTCTCCGTTGGTCTTCTCGTCACCGCGGTCACGCCCCAGTTGGTCGAAGTGGGCGATCTCCAGAGCCTTGCGCGCAGCGCGGGCCAGTGCACCGGGCTCGGACTGCAGACGCCGGAGCACCCCCGCGCCACCCTCCGCGCTCTCGATGAACAGCAGCCGCTCACGCGGCCCGTCGTACGGCGGCAGTTCCTCGGTGTCGAGTTCGGCGTCCTCCAGTTGGAACTCGGCCTCGATGCCCCGCTCCAGGGCGTACTGGAGGGTGACGGCGGTGTCCCGGTCGACCGGCTCGGCCAGCTGGAGGACGAGGATGTTCCGGGTGTCCTGCACATACGGGATCACCGGCATCTTACGGCCCGCCTTCTCCGCGTCCGCGAGCCCTTCCTGCTCCTGGGGGGTCTCCCGGCCGCCCTTCTTGGCCGCGCCGCCCGCGAGCCACTCGCCCGTCACCGGATCCATCCAGAAGCCGATCTCCCCCTTGGCGACGGAGCGGCGATAGCCGAGGTTGGTGAGCCGGACGGTGGCGCTGTCGCCGTACGCCAGCTCGGCCAGGGCACGGCCGGACGCGGACTGCGCCATGGCCCGCAGTGATCCGTCGCGGCCGTCCTCGTGTTTCTTGAAGCGGTAGGAGATCTCCACCTTGTAACCGGTGCGCTGGCGCTCCTCCTCGTCGGAGGAGATCCGGTCGCGTCGGTGCGTGAAGACGGTGTGCAGGTGCAGCAGACCGGTCCGCGCGTCACCGAGGCCGCTGCCGCAGCCCCCGCAGACGTCCTCGCGCTGCTCCTCCGGGGACAGATAGCCGCACCGTCCGCAGACCTTCGCGCTCTCGGTGGTCAGCTCGCCCGCGGTGTCCGGCGGCAGCTGCACCCGGTCCACCTTGTAGCGGCTGCCCTCGTGGTAGATCAGCGCACCGGGCCCGAACTCCCGGATCGCGATGAACCTGGAGCGCTGCAGATAGTCGCCGTCGTAGCCGCCGCGGCTGGTGCGGCCGGTTCCCGGGATATAAGCGGCGAGCGGCAGCCGGGGGAAGGAGTAGCCCGGCAGGAAGCCCTCGGAGGCGAAGTAGCGGTACGGGAAGAAGTCCGACATCACGGTCCGCTCGCCACCCTGCTCGTTGCGCAGCAGCGCGAGCTGGCTCTCGGCCTGGGCGCGGCGGCGCTTGGCCTGGTCCTTGGAGCGGCCCGTGGCGGTGCGGTTGAGGATGTTGCGGTGCTGGATCTCGCGCTCTTCGAGGGCGCGCCTGAAGAGATTCCGCCAACGCCCGCAGGCCCGGCGGAAGCTGCCCGGCGCGGCCTCGACGGTCTGCTCCAGCCACTGCTCGTGCCACCAGGACGTGGCGCGCAGCAGGTCGCCACAGCCGTCGAGAACGGTACGGGCCCGCGCCAGAGCACGGCGCCGGGCGGCCGGCTCGTCGATGGCCCCGGCCACGGACGACGCCAGTTCCAGCGAGGGGTTGTCGCCGTCGGACTCGATCAGCCTGGCCATGCTGGTGCCGAGATCGAGCCGGGTCTCGGCGAGCCAGATCGCGTGCACATGAGAGGCGAGCAGATCCTCGTTGGCCAGGTCGAGCCGGGGCGGGGCGACGACACCGGACACCATCTGCCTGCGCCGGGTGAAGTAGTACTGGTCGTGGCTGTTGCCGGTCGCGCAGTACGTGGTGACCAGCGCGGGCTGCCCGCTGCGGCCAGCGCGGCCCGAGCGCTGTGCGTAGTTGGCGGGGGTCGGCGGCACGTTGCGCAGGTTGACCGCGTTGAGGCTCTTGATGTCGACGCCGAGTTCCATCGTCGGCGAGCAGTACAGGAGCGGAAGCCGGGTGCCCTCACCGAACAGGTCCTCGCGCTCCTGGCGGACGTCGGGGTGGACCTGGGCCGTGTGCTCGGCTGCGTGCAGACCGGCGAAGGTGGCAGCGATGTCCTTGTAGAGCCGCTTGAAGAAGGCGTTTACGCGGGGCCCGCGCTCGTCGCGGTAGGTGCGGCGCAGGCGGTCCACGGCGCCGTGGTCGTCGTCGCGGGCGTGCCAGCGGATGACCGTGTGGTTGATCCGGTAGCCCGGCTCCTCGCCCCTCCCCTGGGAGACCTCGGTCAGCACTCCGCCGTCCGCCAGAACCCGGAGCAGGTCGCGGATGACGTCCTGGGCCTCGTCCAGGGACAGCCCCTGCCCCCAGTCGGGGAAGGTGCCGCTCTTTCGGACGTGGCGGCCGAACGCGCCTCGGCCGGTGAGGTTCAGCTCGCTGCGAACGCGCCCGGTACGGCCGGGGCGTCCGGCGCGGGCGACGGCGACACCGGCAGGAGGCGGCGCCGCCTCCGTGTCGGCGATTCCCCACGCGTCGTTGAGCCGGGCCGACTCCTTGCGCAGTTCGGCGAACTTGGTCTCGGTGAAGTACGGGGTGTCCACGGCGCGCTGGCGGCGCAGCTCATCCATGAGGACCGTGGACAGCCCGTGGCGCACCTCGGAGGTCGCTGTACGCAGCGGGCCCGCGGTG
This genomic window from Streptomyces sp. DG2A-72 contains:
- a CDS encoding GNAT family N-acetyltransferase; the encoded protein is MAIEVLPVSGEGSELMGPVIALGDRYTRYLGLLTPPAYHKHAEDGGLLAAVEDGEVVGYALFGLPKRNLHVRLAHLCVAEEHRKKGVAHRLIDAIRERHAHRLGIRAKCRRDYGLSGMWTGLGFVPKGESVGRGKDREVLDTWWLDLGHEDLFTEAQSDALLVVTVDHSVFAGLRGAGSERAVKESRALEAGWLADLIELAFTPQLLHAVRDVEKARERQHQRTGLAELRSLSPDTAAVSARLAELVAAVGKGSPGAPLTDAQRARLRYVAETSCAGLQVLVTRDPELAALADIAWDVARVKVVSPAVVTLHVDELRQAQVYRPADLMGTAFSAETVAPGSEGELVAFFDQADGDRGSAFAERLKRLARDGVLWHRGLLRDGAGRPVALNVWAMDGRTLNVAFLRTASHPLEETLARQLLFMLKKLARERGAQAVRISDPYMSAAAKAAAGIDGFLADETGFTAVLVDVCGSADTVSAAAAEIGSRLGRVMPALDSRVPPEIASVAERVWWPVKLIDSTLPSFIAPIKPRWSTELFDIPAMLVPRADVLGISREHVYYRSSGRRGETTPARILWYVSGGGSGQQGKMVIGCSRLDEVIVDEPDTLFSKFEHLGVYGRADVRATADNSGKVMALRFSDTEIFPVQVTHSRLTALAAKLRLPLSLMSLSKISNALFQAVYEEGHRTT
- a CDS encoding DUF397 domain-containing protein codes for the protein MQSCVLGQFGDEEGGRGGEGGACVEVAADRAAIRVRDSKEHDGPQLAFAPDAWTGFVAHAGRVRSN
- a CDS encoding DNA methyltransferase, with protein sequence MSTARTLVTDTVATVGGLLPYDLLVRIKEGKEQSGAKPADYRLFAKGESVRDAAERSWGYLRGVWAAYQDALARDGADDDPGVHAVGLTTERWLLPLFEQLGFGALSAVPEPGLPAHDETKNFPVSHAWAHVPVHLTGWNVPLDTRTPQVAPQAPQSMVQEYLNRSGDKALWGVLSNGRQLRLLRESVSLTGAAFIEFDLQAIFEGKRSDDFVLLWRLLHRTRFEGDPASSCPLEKWRTEAIDSGTRALKELRKGVEKALTVIGSGLIAHPDNAALRAALSTGALTVRDLKPALLRLVYRLLFLFVTEDRGLLLHPDADDAARDRYEKYFSTDRLRRLARRTGSPHGDQWQALTLVLEGLGKPGGRPELGLPALGGLFEPTPVDGRLEGLALTNESLYEAVRALAVIFDAKLGRPRKVDYRHLGADELGSVYESLLELEAHQDDDGSYVLKKLDGNDRKTSGSYYTPSPLIDCLLDSALDPVIERAVRSGTTKEERKAALLALTVCDPACGSGHFLVAAARRIARRFAEIETDDPEPTAEAVRDALREVISRCVYGVDLNPMAVELAKVSLWIEAMKPGRPLTFLDAHIKHGNGLLGTTPKLLACGLPDEAFKVLEGDESKAVRNLKARNASERERWLAALRHHASQDALFSEQHALEISNAAISRATSDITGAPSEELEDVQGQASAYHELTTSKDYLRALELADSWCAAFVWEKTERTDGTKWTDETFPPALTTDSLLALHSSDGGASLPPGTVEKVARLREEYHFFHWHLEFPEVFRVLADPDAAGVDERTGWRGGFSCVLGNPPWETLEFKTEEYFATSAPEIANASNQAARQGLIDQLAESVEEADRALFQQYIVDKRRSDGYSHLARWSGRYPLAARGKLNTYPLFAEAASHGIADRGRFGLILQTGIATDATTAPFFSDLVRSKRLVSFLDFKNEAFVLSRDVHHSVRFALLTVTGREEQVREASFAFGTWYMEDLPERRFAMPVEEILLVNPNTGNLPVFESRRDAEITFGIYRRIPVLLKEPDTEGRGGSNPWGLTFRQGLFNMSSDSHLFRGKTDLEGEGWKLEGNVFTHPSDGRRYLPLYEAKMLHHFDHRLGTYEGQTQAQANVGTLPRVTPEQHDDPEFAPLPRYWVPEFDVDSGKRDKKLNPIMWPGVASRLREREWLHGWLMGWRNIARSSDRRTMVVFALPPYGVGHSSPLMFPADATASALLQASLSSYSFDYVIRQKIAGTNLTFGYLYQLPVPKLSDFAGAPGGTRWFIDRVAELAWTSADMTSFAKDLGYTGLPFRWSGSRRELLRAELDAALFHLYGVGRDDVEYVMDTFPVVKREDEAAHGTYRTRDLILDVYDRMEEARVTGSAYQTVLDPPPGKGPRHDG
- a CDS encoding ASCH domain-containing protein — translated: MNDPERAMLLSVHPRFATAILAGTKTVEVRRQRVAAPPGTPVLLYATAPTMAIVGLARIASVRVASPREVWSASRTKAGISRREYDEYMSGALQASGLSLEAPVTLEVPVPLAALRASGSFHPPQSYRYLTGEDLRKVAVAAPDGGAALRDTLGELVRV